From the genome of Papaver somniferum cultivar HN1 chromosome 2, ASM357369v1, whole genome shotgun sequence, one region includes:
- the LOC113346968 gene encoding 30S ribosomal protein S1, chloroplastic has protein sequence MASLAQQFSGLRCPPLSSSHLTKPFSSKPQKTTFSPIVSAAVISNAQTKERHRLKEIFEDAYERCRTTPMQGVGFTVDDFHAALEKYDYNSEIGTRVKGTVFCTDNNGALVDITAKSSAYLPIQEACIHKIKHVEEAGIVAGLREEFVIIGENQADDSLILSLRSIQFDLAWERCRQLQAEDVVLKGKVVGGNKGGVVAIVEGLRGFIPFSQISSKSTAEDLIDKELPLKFVEVDEEQSRLVLSNRKAMADSQAQLGIGSVVTGTVQSLKPYGAFIDIGGINGLLHVSQISHDRVSDIATVLQPGDTLKVMILSHDRERGRVSLSTKKLEPTPGDMIRNPKLVFEKAEEMAQTFRQRIAQAEAMARADMLRFQPESGLTLSSDGILGPLTPDLPAEGLDLSDIPAADDA, from the exons ATGGCGTCTTTAGCTCAACAATTCTCAGGATTAAGATGcccaccactttcttcttctcatctAACAAAACCCTTTTCTTCAAAACCCCAGAAAACCACCTTTTCACCTATAGTTTCAGCAGCTGTCATTTCCAATGCacaaactaaagaaagacatAGACTTAAAGAAATCTTTGAAGATGCTTATGAAAGATGTAGAACTACTCCAATGCAAGGTGTTGGTTTTACTGTTGATGATTTTCATGCTGCTCTTGAAAAGTATGATTATAATTCTGAGATTGGTACCAGG GTTAAAGGAACTGTGTTCTGTACAGACAACAACGGAGCATTAGTTGACATCACGGCCAAATCTTCAGCCTATTTACCAATCCAAGAGGCATGTATTCACAAAATAAAGCATGTAGAAGAAGCAGGAATAGTTGCAGGCCTACGTGAAGAGTTTGTGATTATTGGAGAGAACCAAGCTGATGATAGCTTGATCTTGAGTTTGCGTTCAATCCAATTTGACCTCGCATGGGAACGGTGTAGACAACTTCAGGCAGAGGATGTCGTCCTCAAGGGTAAG GTTGTTGGTGGAAACAAAGGTGGTGTGGTGGCAATTGTCGAAGGCCTTCGTGGTTTTATTCCATTCTCACAAATATCTTCA AAATCAACCGCGGAAGATCTCATTGATAAGGAGCTTCCTCTGAAATTTGTGGAAGTTGATGAGGAGCAGTCTAGACTTGTCCTCAGTAATCGCAAGGCCATGGCAGACAGCCAGGCACAGCTTGGTATTGGATCAGTTGTCACTGGAACAGTACAGAGTCTTAAGCCATATGGTGCTTTCATCGACATTGGTGGAATCAATGGTCTTCTTCATGTTAGTCAAATTAGTCATGATCGTGTCTCGGATATTGCAACAGTTCTTCAACCCGGTGACACTCTAAAG GTGATGATATTGAGCCACGACCGTGAGAGAGGCCGAGTCAGTCTATCCACCAAAAAGCTAGAGCCTACTCCAGGAGATATGATCCGTAACCCCAAGCTTGTTTTCGAGAAG GCTGAAGAAATGGCTCAGACATTCAGGCAGAGAATAGCTCAAGCAGAAGCTATGGCCCGTGCGGACATGCTGAGATTCCAACCCGAG AGTGGATTGACTCTAAGCTCAGACGGCATCTTAGGTCCCCTGACGCCAGACTTGCCTGCTGAAGGTCTAGATTTGAGCGACATTCCTGCAGCTGATGATGCATAG